From Chloroflexota bacterium, one genomic window encodes:
- a CDS encoding GatB/YqeY domain-containing protein, whose protein sequence is MPLKEALTNDLKDAMRQRDAVRRDTIRLLLSAIGYEEKAKRTDALDDDAVMQVLSRQAQQRRDSIEAYQKGDRPDLVAKEEAELAIVVQYLPQPLSEDEIAAIVQSAIADVSATGPQDMGKVMGKVMPQVRARADGKQVSALVNQTLRSL, encoded by the coding sequence ATGCCGCTAAAGGAAGCGCTTACCAACGACCTCAAGGACGCGATGCGCCAGCGCGATGCTGTGCGCCGCGACACCATCCGCTTGCTGCTCTCCGCGATCGGCTACGAAGAGAAGGCAAAGCGCACCGACGCCCTCGACGACGACGCTGTGATGCAAGTGCTCAGCAGGCAGGCTCAGCAGCGCCGCGACAGCATAGAGGCGTACCAGAAGGGCGACCGCCCAGACCTAGTCGCCAAGGAAGAGGCAGAACTCGCCATCGTAGTCCAATACCTGCCTCAGCCGTTGAGCGAGGACGAGATTGCCGCGATTGTGCAGTCAGCTATTGCCGATGTAAGCGCTACCGGCCCCCAGGACATGGGCAAAGTGATGGGCAAGGTGATGCCGCAAGTGCGTGCGCGCGCGGACGGCAAGCAGGTCAGCGCGCTGGTCAATCAGACGCTGCGGAGCCTGTAG